In the Bacillus shivajii genome, one interval contains:
- the yabP gene encoding sporulation protein YabP — protein MGQGRIQKDHSVTLHGRKTLEITGVKQVESFDNEEFLLETVMGFLSIRGNHLQMKNLDVDEGHVSISGRIDDLVYLDDHHGEKTKGLFGKLFK, from the coding sequence ATGGGACAAGGGCGTATTCAAAAGGATCACAGTGTCACGTTACACGGGAGGAAAACTTTAGAAATTACTGGTGTGAAACAAGTGGAAAGCTTTGATAATGAAGAGTTCCTGCTTGAAACAGTAATGGGGTTTTTATCGATACGAGGCAACCACCTTCAAATGAAAAACTTAGATGTTGATGAAGGTCACGTATCGATTTCAGGGAGAATTGATGATCTTGTTTATTTAGACGATCATCATGGTGAAAAAACTAAAGGCTTGTTCGGGAAGTTGTTCAAGTGA
- the yabQ gene encoding spore cortex biosynthesis protein YabQ — protein MTLEVQFLSMLASVGAGIWLGASFDTYKRLAGKKIFFRWTLIVNDLLFWILQAIIFFYILLTVNEGEVRFYLFIALLLGYSIYRAMLENIYRNMLEWMISFTIGVFRFTTRLVKVLIINPIKWLLNVVLTLGILLLSTFWRIVHFLLKVVLFPFRWVINLYIKKYGIPFHSFFVRVKSKSLQLFDWVSKWIKKRE, from the coding sequence GTGACACTCGAAGTTCAGTTTTTATCGATGCTGGCAAGTGTTGGGGCAGGAATTTGGCTTGGGGCTTCCTTTGATACGTATAAGCGTTTAGCGGGAAAGAAAATTTTTTTCCGCTGGACGCTCATCGTCAATGACCTTCTATTTTGGATTTTGCAAGCAATTATTTTTTTCTATATTTTATTGACAGTAAATGAAGGTGAAGTTCGGTTTTACCTATTCATTGCTCTCTTACTCGGTTACTCTATATACCGAGCCATGCTAGAAAATATTTATCGTAACATGTTAGAGTGGATGATCTCCTTTACAATAGGTGTATTTCGGTTTACAACCCGATTAGTAAAAGTCCTAATTATTAATCCTATAAAATGGTTATTGAATGTTGTACTAACTTTAGGTATATTATTATTATCCACATTTTGGAGGATTGTACACTTTTTATTGAAAGTTGTTTTATTCCCGTTTCGCTGGGTAATTAATTTATATATAAAAAAATATGGTATTCCATTTCATTCATTTTTCGTCCGGGTTAAATCAAAGTCACTTCAACTTTTTGACTGGGTAAGCAAATGGATAAAAAAAAGAGAGTAA
- a CDS encoding FtsB family cell division protein produces MREEQKQNIRKISSEYVDQQALLHEQKLRRRKGVIRRLTVFSFAMFIIAIFTGVTLYNQHVTLQEQKYEHQQLEKELMAMKQEEAALLEEIDLLHDPEYIAEIARRDFFLTKPGETLFQLPRSSSSD; encoded by the coding sequence ATGCGAGAAGAGCAAAAGCAAAACATTCGTAAAATATCATCTGAATACGTAGATCAACAGGCTCTTCTTCATGAGCAAAAGCTTCGTCGGCGAAAAGGTGTGATTCGCCGGCTCACAGTCTTTAGCTTTGCTATGTTTATCATCGCAATTTTTACGGGAGTTACATTATATAACCAGCATGTTACTCTTCAAGAACAAAAGTATGAGCACCAGCAATTAGAAAAAGAACTTATGGCTATGAAACAGGAAGAAGCTGCTTTATTAGAAGAGATTGATCTTCTGCATGACCCCGAATACATAGCTGAAATTGCACGGAGAGATTTCTTTTTAACAAAGCCTGGGGAAACGTTATTTCAGTTGCCACGCTCATCTTCATCAGATTGA
- a CDS encoding putative polysaccharide biosynthesis protein codes for MKQSNSWMKGALYLSLAAFIAKGLSALYKVPYQNLTGDLGFYVYQQVYPIYGVAFILGSYGIPVVVARMIAEVEMNESSKGETSGRLITLFIFLLFIYSTIGSSLLLYSEHLANMMGDNELKTAIKWLGLPFFILPFLAVGRGYFQGRNNMLPTAVSQVGEQFVRVIVIICIAAVVMQSSGDPYMAGISAGAGAFIGGLAGVFILGHYGNHTISFKDLIKNRPRLFYHQWKSDLRVLIISGFFLSLSAMAFVIYQLVDAFMIYRILLQSGVHETTAATLKGIYDRSWPLVQFGAVVTTVFSYAALPYVTKAHMKNDRTAIQHFVGQSLKVCFVFGGAAAAGLVTIMPSVNSMLFTNNEGQGALQLLAVTILFGSLFMTCAALLHAVYEPSVAAIVLAVGIFIKMVGNVVLIPHFDIYGAATASSISFIMISTYLLAFMKRRGVFRGFKQEFWKKWAIAIGTMMVVVFVIQLVVEFILITYLQIPMRIAYTFNALFSSGVGAVLFLIIIWRNCIFEQDEWESLPKLPRLLPYKKRIQE; via the coding sequence TTGAAACAATCAAATTCTTGGATGAAAGGCGCACTTTACTTATCGTTAGCTGCATTTATTGCGAAAGGGTTAAGTGCTTTATATAAAGTTCCGTATCAAAATTTAACAGGTGATTTAGGCTTTTATGTGTACCAGCAAGTATATCCTATTTATGGAGTGGCCTTCATACTAGGCAGTTATGGAATACCTGTTGTCGTGGCGCGAATGATTGCAGAAGTAGAAATGAATGAAAGTTCAAAAGGGGAAACGAGTGGACGGTTGATTACCCTGTTCATCTTTCTTCTTTTTATTTATTCAACGATCGGATCAAGCCTTCTTCTTTATTCAGAGCATCTTGCAAATATGATGGGGGATAACGAATTAAAGACCGCCATTAAGTGGCTAGGGCTCCCATTTTTTATACTGCCATTTTTGGCAGTCGGACGAGGTTATTTTCAAGGAAGGAATAACATGCTGCCGACTGCAGTTTCACAAGTTGGAGAACAGTTCGTTCGAGTTATTGTCATCATATGTATTGCTGCAGTTGTGATGCAGTCTAGCGGAGATCCTTATATGGCAGGAATATCTGCTGGAGCGGGGGCCTTTATTGGAGGTCTTGCTGGAGTTTTCATATTGGGGCATTATGGAAATCATACGATATCTTTTAAAGATTTAATTAAAAACCGACCTCGTCTTTTTTACCATCAATGGAAAAGTGACCTTCGGGTTTTGATTATCTCTGGATTCTTTCTTTCGTTGAGTGCGATGGCTTTTGTTATTTATCAATTAGTTGATGCATTTATGATATATAGGATTTTATTGCAGTCTGGTGTTCATGAAACTACGGCTGCTACGCTTAAAGGTATATACGATCGAAGTTGGCCTTTAGTTCAATTTGGTGCAGTAGTAACAACAGTTTTCTCTTATGCTGCACTTCCTTATGTGACAAAGGCACATATGAAAAATGATCGAACAGCCATTCAACACTTTGTTGGGCAGTCTTTGAAAGTTTGTTTTGTTTTCGGTGGTGCAGCAGCTGCTGGATTAGTTACGATCATGCCGTCGGTGAACTCAATGCTTTTTACTAATAATGAAGGGCAAGGTGCTTTGCAATTATTAGCTGTTACGATTTTGTTTGGGTCATTGTTTATGACTTGTGCTGCACTGTTGCATGCTGTTTACGAGCCGAGTGTTGCAGCCATTGTCTTAGCGGTTGGTATATTTATAAAAATGGTTGGAAATGTTGTACTTATTCCACATTTTGATATTTACGGTGCAGCTACGGCTTCTTCGATAAGCTTTATCATGATTTCTACATATCTGCTGGCCTTTATGAAAAGAAGAGGAGTTTTTCGAGGGTTTAAGCAAGAATTTTGGAAAAAGTGGGCAATAGCCATTGGTACAATGATGGTCGTTGTTTTTGTCATTCAGTTGGTTGTTGAGTTTATCCTAATTACATATTTACAAATTCCTATGAGGATAGCTTACACTTTCAACGCACTATTTAGCTCGGGTGTTGGAGCGGTTCTTTTCTTAATTATCATTTGGAGGAATTGTATATTTGAACAAGATGAATGGGAAAGCTTACCGAAATTGCCACGTCTTTTACCATATAAAAAAAGGATACAGGAGTGA
- the mfd gene encoding transcription-repair coupling factor, which produces MEGLLQSIKQGDDVGSIIDGIEVNMSEQMISGLSGSARSIVIASVFHETKRSQLVVTHNLFQAQKIYDDLASLVGEEYVFLYPVNELIASEIAVASPEMKGQRIEVLNRLATGKESIIISPMAGVRRLLPPKTLWKSYQVQFVLGEEIDLESTLNQLVEMGFQRTDMVSAPGEFSLRGGIVDIYPLTEEMPIRIELFDTEVDSIRYFNVESQRSMNQINEVKIGPAKEVLLTEEHFQYGAHQLESKLAESLAKVKDKTTKEKMAEQVSQEIDWLKQRVTFESIYKYMSLFYNDRYTLLDYFPDNGVISIDEVSRAQEMEQSLEKEEAEWYTTMLSQGATVTELSLSKNWDELFLKANRPIIYLSLFLRHVPNTNPKNIVNIQSKSMQNFHGQLHLLKSEIDRWKEANYSITLMATDKERAERLKQVLADYEIDGAIVSSEQLPVSGQTQIMIGHFTTGFELPLQRTIVITEEEVFKQQIKKPKRRQKLSNAERIKSYSELKVGDWVVHTNHGIGKYLGIKTLEVGGIHKDYMHISYAGNDKLYVPVEQIDQVQKYVGSEDKEPKMYALGGNDWKKVKTKVRSSVEDIADDLIKLYAEREASKGHAFSQDGPEQQEFESSFPYQETEDQIRAIEEIKKDMERERPMDRLLCGDVGYGKTEVALRAAFKAIMDGKQVAFLVPTTILAQQHYETIRERFQDFAINVGLLSRFKSRKEQKETIDGLNRGTTDIVVGTHRLLSKDITFKDLGLLIVDEEQRFGVTHKEKIKRLKANVDVLTLTATPIPRTLHMSMLGVRDLSVIETPPENRFPVQTYVVEHNEPLIREAIERELARGGQVYYLYNRVEDIETMADKISMLVPDANVRYAHGKMSESELESVMLDFLEGSAEVLVTTTIIETGVDIPNVNTLIIHDADRMGLSQLYQLRGRVGRSNRVAYAYFTHQRDKVLTEVAEKRLQSIKEFTELGSGFKIAMRDLSIRGAGNLLGAEQHGFIASVGFDLYSQMLKEAIDERKDHSTNEKPKVETPDIELDIQVDAYIPENYISDSKQKIDMYKRFKGLETEQDIQDLQTEMIDRFGEYPEEVDYLFQVSRIKQYANQYGLDTIVEKNNECKVLLSEEETNNIDGSKLFSVVNKISRKLNLSMTGNQITIHLKTKSLTDKEYLTTLENVLSKLKEVRKEATSAN; this is translated from the coding sequence ATGGAAGGATTACTGCAATCCATTAAACAAGGGGATGATGTTGGTAGCATCATTGATGGCATCGAAGTAAATATGTCCGAGCAAATGATATCTGGTTTGAGTGGGTCAGCCAGATCTATTGTTATTGCTTCGGTTTTTCACGAAACAAAGCGTTCTCAATTAGTTGTAACTCACAACCTTTTTCAAGCCCAAAAAATATATGATGATCTTGCCTCTCTCGTAGGGGAAGAGTATGTTTTCTTATATCCAGTAAATGAATTAATTGCATCGGAGATAGCTGTAGCTAGTCCAGAAATGAAAGGACAAAGAATTGAAGTTTTAAATCGTCTAGCTACAGGAAAAGAGTCCATTATCATTTCACCGATGGCAGGAGTAAGAAGGTTATTACCGCCCAAAACACTTTGGAAATCCTATCAAGTTCAGTTTGTCTTAGGAGAAGAGATAGACCTTGAGTCTACATTAAATCAACTAGTAGAAATGGGATTCCAACGTACTGATATGGTATCTGCACCAGGTGAATTCAGTTTACGAGGTGGGATTGTTGATATCTACCCATTAACAGAAGAGATGCCCATAAGAATTGAACTATTTGATACAGAGGTAGATTCAATAAGATATTTTAATGTTGAATCCCAACGTTCAATGAATCAAATAAACGAAGTGAAAATCGGCCCTGCGAAGGAAGTATTACTTACAGAGGAACATTTTCAATATGGAGCTCATCAACTAGAGTCTAAACTAGCAGAAAGTTTAGCTAAAGTTAAAGATAAAACGACAAAGGAAAAGATGGCTGAACAAGTTAGTCAAGAAATAGATTGGCTGAAGCAACGTGTGACATTTGAGTCTATTTATAAATATATGTCATTGTTTTATAACGACCGATACACCTTGCTAGATTACTTTCCTGATAATGGTGTTATATCCATCGATGAAGTTAGTCGTGCTCAAGAGATGGAACAAAGCCTAGAAAAAGAAGAAGCGGAATGGTATACAACAATGCTCTCTCAAGGAGCAACAGTGACAGAATTAAGCCTTTCAAAGAACTGGGATGAACTCTTTTTGAAAGCGAATCGGCCGATTATTTATTTGAGTTTGTTTTTACGTCATGTACCAAATACAAATCCAAAAAATATCGTCAATATTCAAAGTAAATCTATGCAAAACTTCCACGGTCAACTTCATTTATTAAAGTCTGAGATTGACCGTTGGAAGGAAGCGAATTATTCCATTACATTGATGGCTACTGACAAAGAACGTGCAGAGCGATTAAAACAAGTACTTGCTGATTATGAAATAGATGGGGCGATCGTTAGCTCTGAGCAGCTACCGGTAAGTGGACAAACGCAGATTATGATCGGACACTTCACGACAGGGTTTGAACTTCCATTGCAGCGAACGATTGTCATTACAGAAGAAGAAGTGTTTAAACAACAGATAAAAAAGCCAAAGCGAAGACAAAAGCTTTCAAATGCTGAACGTATTAAAAGCTATTCTGAATTAAAAGTTGGAGATTGGGTTGTTCATACGAACCACGGAATTGGTAAGTATTTGGGGATTAAAACGCTAGAAGTCGGCGGAATTCATAAAGATTATATGCATATTTCCTATGCAGGGAATGACAAGTTATATGTTCCTGTTGAGCAAATCGACCAAGTGCAAAAGTACGTTGGTTCAGAAGATAAAGAGCCTAAAATGTATGCGTTAGGCGGAAACGATTGGAAAAAGGTGAAAACAAAAGTTCGCTCATCTGTTGAAGATATTGCTGATGATTTAATCAAATTGTATGCAGAGCGCGAAGCAAGCAAAGGACACGCCTTTTCTCAAGATGGACCTGAACAACAAGAATTTGAATCTTCGTTTCCATATCAAGAAACGGAAGATCAAATCCGAGCAATTGAAGAGATTAAAAAGGATATGGAGCGAGAGCGTCCGATGGATCGCTTACTTTGTGGTGATGTTGGATACGGAAAAACAGAAGTCGCTCTTCGCGCTGCTTTTAAAGCAATTATGGATGGAAAACAAGTGGCCTTTCTCGTACCAACGACAATTTTGGCGCAACAGCACTATGAAACCATTCGTGAAAGGTTTCAAGATTTTGCAATTAACGTTGGATTGTTAAGCCGTTTTAAGTCAAGGAAAGAACAAAAGGAAACCATTGATGGGCTAAATAGAGGTACGACAGACATTGTTGTAGGAACTCACCGGTTGCTCTCTAAAGATATTACATTTAAAGATTTAGGTTTGTTAATTGTTGATGAAGAACAACGCTTTGGCGTTACTCATAAAGAGAAGATAAAAAGGCTAAAAGCAAACGTTGATGTTCTTACGTTAACAGCTACACCAATTCCAAGGACTTTGCATATGTCAATGCTTGGTGTTCGTGACTTATCAGTGATCGAAACGCCACCAGAAAATCGTTTTCCTGTACAGACGTACGTCGTAGAGCATAATGAACCATTAATAAGAGAAGCGATAGAGCGTGAGTTAGCTCGAGGAGGGCAAGTATATTACTTATATAATCGAGTTGAAGACATTGAAACGATGGCAGATAAAATCTCTATGCTCGTTCCTGATGCCAATGTGCGATATGCTCATGGGAAAATGTCAGAGTCAGAATTAGAGTCTGTCATGCTCGATTTTCTCGAAGGAAGTGCTGAAGTATTAGTGACGACAACGATTATTGAGACGGGCGTTGATATTCCGAATGTAAATACGCTCATTATTCATGATGCTGACCGAATGGGGCTATCTCAACTTTATCAATTGAGAGGGCGTGTCGGAAGGTCCAACAGAGTGGCATATGCTTACTTTACACATCAGCGAGATAAAGTCTTAACAGAAGTCGCTGAGAAACGGTTACAGTCCATTAAAGAATTTACCGAGCTAGGTTCTGGATTTAAGATTGCAATGAGAGACTTATCGATTCGCGGTGCTGGGAATTTGTTAGGGGCAGAACAGCATGGATTTATCGCTTCTGTTGGATTTGATTTGTATTCTCAAATGTTAAAAGAAGCAATTGACGAACGAAAAGACCATTCAACGAATGAAAAACCAAAAGTAGAAACGCCTGATATAGAACTTGATATTCAAGTCGATGCTTATATACCAGAGAATTATATTTCAGACTCCAAGCAAAAAATTGATATGTATAAGCGATTTAAAGGGCTAGAGACAGAGCAAGATATTCAAGACTTACAAACAGAAATGATTGACCGGTTTGGGGAGTACCCAGAAGAAGTTGATTATTTATTCCAAGTGTCACGCATTAAGCAGTACGCAAATCAATATGGCCTTGATACGATCGTTGAGAAAAATAATGAATGTAAGGTGCTATTGAGTGAAGAGGAGACGAACAATATAGACGGTTCAAAGTTATTCTCGGTTGTAAATAAAATTTCACGTAAACTAAATTTATCAATGACAGGTAATCAGATCACGATCCACTTAAAAACAAAGTCCTTAACCGATAAAGAGTATTTAACCACTCTAGAAAACGTGTTATCAAAATTAAAGGAAGTAAGGAAGGAAGCGACATCGGCCAATTAG
- a CDS encoding RNA-binding S4 domain-containing protein, whose amino-acid sequence MRIDKFLKVSRLIKRRTMAKEVAEQGRVLINGQKAKAGANVKIGDELSIQFGQKKVVVKVERLEGAAKKDEANTLYSLIKEERTTE is encoded by the coding sequence ATGAGAATAGATAAATTTTTAAAAGTATCACGCTTAATTAAGCGCCGTACAATGGCTAAGGAAGTAGCTGAACAAGGAAGGGTTTTAATTAATGGCCAAAAGGCAAAAGCAGGGGCTAATGTAAAGATTGGGGACGAGCTTTCCATTCAATTTGGCCAGAAAAAGGTTGTTGTAAAAGTAGAGCGACTAGAAGGCGCAGCGAAAAAAGATGAAGCGAATACGTTATACTCACTCATTAAAGAAGAACGAACAACAGAATAA
- a CDS encoding S1 domain-containing RNA-binding protein has product MSIEVGSKYQGKVTGITNFGAFVELPGGKTGLVHISEVADNYVKDINEFLSVGDEVKVKVLNVEGDGKIGLSIRKADESAQSQTKSKPQSDRRPQKKGSRPPKQRTMSFEDKMNRFLKDSEERLTSLKRNTESKRGGRNSKRG; this is encoded by the coding sequence ATGTCCATTGAAGTAGGCAGCAAGTATCAAGGAAAGGTCACAGGAATTACGAATTTCGGAGCTTTTGTTGAACTCCCAGGTGGAAAAACAGGATTAGTACACATCAGTGAAGTAGCTGATAACTACGTGAAAGATATTAATGAATTCTTAAGCGTGGGAGACGAAGTGAAAGTAAAAGTATTAAATGTTGAAGGTGATGGGAAGATTGGGTTATCCATTCGTAAAGCGGATGAATCGGCACAGTCACAAACAAAATCAAAGCCTCAATCAGACCGTCGTCCACAAAAGAAAGGATCTCGACCTCCCAAACAGCGTACGATGTCTTTTGAAGATAAGATGAACCGCTTCCTAAAGGATAGTGAAGAACGATTAACTTCATTGAAGAGAAATACAGAGTCGAAACGCGGGGGTCGAAATTCAAAGCGAGGATAA
- a CDS encoding bifunctional methyltransferase/pyrophosphohydrolase YabN produces the protein MKNKIVVLGLGAGNIDQLPLGIYRNLKDNERLFVRTQEHPVLQDLMEEGLSFTSFDHIYESHDQFHEVYDNIVKTLIEEAKQQELTYAVPGHPFVAEETVQRLLERARENEVELEFIGGQSFLDAMFNALHIDPVDGFQLVDGTMMKKGELQLRHHIVISQVYDAFIASEVKLTLMDILPDDYEVKVVTAAGNEDERILEVPLYELDRVTTLNNLTAVYVPPIEEERLLYHDFQKLREVIATLRGPGGCPWDQEQTHESLKKYLIEEAYEVLSAIDEGDEDHLAEELGDVLLQVMLHAQIGEDDGYFTVDHVISHVTEKMIRRHPHVFSDVNVEGAEDVVTNWEEIKKLEKEDEGLSHSLLADIPNEFPSLLKAYKVQKKAAKVGFDWGEEAPIWMKIQEEIAEWIYELRNGTEDTKMKELGDVFFALVNLARFYKIDPEEALRQTNAKFIRRFQYIEQKMDEKGLNIDEQPLEELDRYWEQAKKQG, from the coding sequence ATGAAAAATAAAATCGTTGTCTTAGGCCTTGGAGCAGGGAACATTGATCAGCTCCCACTAGGAATTTATCGGAATTTAAAAGATAATGAAAGACTTTTTGTTCGTACACAAGAACACCCTGTTTTACAAGATTTAATGGAGGAAGGCTTATCATTTACAAGTTTTGATCATATTTATGAATCGCATGATCAGTTTCATGAGGTGTACGACAACATTGTTAAAACGTTAATTGAAGAAGCAAAGCAACAAGAGTTGACGTATGCAGTCCCGGGCCACCCATTTGTAGCAGAGGAGACGGTGCAACGATTATTAGAAAGGGCTCGAGAAAATGAAGTTGAACTTGAATTTATTGGTGGGCAAAGCTTTTTAGATGCGATGTTTAATGCTTTACATATTGATCCAGTAGACGGTTTTCAATTAGTCGATGGGACGATGATGAAAAAAGGAGAGCTACAGCTTAGACATCATATCGTTATTTCACAAGTTTACGATGCATTTATAGCTTCTGAAGTAAAACTTACGTTGATGGATATACTGCCAGATGATTACGAAGTAAAAGTAGTCACGGCTGCAGGCAATGAAGATGAGAGAATTCTCGAAGTTCCTTTATACGAGTTAGACCGAGTGACAACGTTGAATAATTTAACAGCGGTCTATGTTCCCCCTATCGAAGAGGAACGCTTATTATATCATGACTTTCAAAAGCTTCGTGAAGTCATTGCTACATTAAGGGGTCCTGGTGGTTGTCCATGGGATCAGGAGCAAACGCATGAATCGTTAAAAAAATATTTAATTGAAGAAGCTTATGAAGTTTTAAGTGCGATTGATGAAGGAGATGAAGACCATTTAGCCGAAGAATTAGGAGATGTGTTATTACAAGTCATGCTTCATGCGCAGATTGGTGAAGATGATGGTTATTTTACGGTTGATCATGTGATTTCTCATGTAACAGAGAAAATGATTCGTCGCCATCCTCATGTGTTCAGTGACGTAAATGTAGAAGGGGCTGAAGATGTCGTAACGAATTGGGAAGAAATAAAGAAGCTAGAAAAAGAAGACGAAGGATTAAGTCATTCATTATTAGCTGATATTCCAAATGAGTTCCCAAGTTTATTGAAAGCTTATAAAGTACAGAAAAAAGCCGCAAAAGTTGGCTTTGATTGGGGAGAAGAAGCTCCTATATGGATGAAGATACAAGAGGAAATTGCAGAATGGATATATGAGCTTCGCAACGGCACTGAAGACACTAAGATGAAAGAGTTAGGAGATGTCTTTTTTGCTCTCGTAAACTTAGCGAGGTTCTATAAGATCGATCCTGAAGAAGCGTTGCGACAAACAAATGCGAAGTTTATACGACGCTTTCAATATATTGAGCAAAAGATGGATGAAAAAGGCTTAAATATTGATGAACAGCCCCTTGAGGAATTAGACCGTTACTGGGAACAGGCAAAAAAACAAGGTTAA
- the spoVT gene encoding stage V sporulation protein T has protein sequence MKATGIVRRIDDLGRVVIPKEIRRTLRIREGDPLEIFVDRDGEVILKKYSPISELGDFAKEYAEALYDSLNHTVLIADRDTYIAVAGGSKKDYYNKSISQLVESAMSDRKTVLEAQSGEYELAGDTQETINGFCIAPIIASGDPIGAVVLVSKESDTFGEVERKLAETAAGFLARQMEQ, from the coding sequence ATGAAAGCAACAGGTATTGTCCGTCGAATCGATGATTTAGGCCGTGTCGTTATTCCGAAAGAAATTCGCCGTACACTGCGTATCCGTGAAGGTGATCCTTTAGAAATCTTCGTTGATCGTGATGGAGAAGTGATTTTAAAGAAATATTCTCCGATCTCAGAACTCGGCGATTTTGCAAAAGAATATGCAGAGGCTTTGTACGACAGTTTAAATCATACTGTTCTTATAGCAGACCGTGATACATATATTGCGGTGGCTGGAGGATCAAAAAAAGATTATTATAATAAGAGCATCAGCCAGCTAGTCGAGTCTGCAATGAGCGATCGAAAAACGGTCCTTGAAGCACAATCTGGTGAATATGAATTAGCCGGGGACACACAAGAGACAATTAATGGATTTTGCATCGCTCCGATCATAGCAAGTGGTGATCCTATCGGTGCAGTTGTTCTAGTCTCAAAAGAATCAGATACGTTTGGTGAAGTTGAGCGAAAATTAGCGGAAACGGCTGCTGGATTTTTAGCAAGACAAATGGAACAATAA